A single genomic interval of Porphyromonas sp. oral taxon 275 harbors:
- the feoB gene encoding ferrous iron transport protein B encodes MPSRVSPDTSCSSASAQAAALQRRGEHLAETRYTIALAGNPNTGKSTVFNALTGLKQHTGNWPGKTVGKAEGAFDYAGEGYKIVDLPGTYSLSSTSEDEEIARNFILFDRPDVTVIVADATRLERNMNLLLQVLQITDKVVLCVNLLDEARRNKIEINLQALSRRLGIPVIGASARSGKGIPELLVQIRAVALGEYVCRPYRGQSLPEHTAQLVAKLQAKVEELYPEVANSWWIATRLIEDDPSITARFDAPELLELARQVHLEIGENFHDQWTESIYADAYRICSEVLLQAHVEGRLPLDVRLDRILTSRRWGFPIMLLLLGVIFWLTIVGSNYPSSLLSDLLVGRVHPLFRSALVTLGSPWWLTGLLADGIYLTTVWVVSVMLPPMAIFFPLFTLLEDFGYLPRVAFNLDELFRRSGAHGKQALTMSMGFGCNAAGVVSTRIIDSERERLIAIITNNFSLCNGRWPTIILLSSLFIGAAVPPAYAGLASIGAVLAIVLLGVLVMFGASWALSHTVLHGEVSTFHLELPPYRPPQFWRTLYTSFIDRTLIVLWRALVFAAPAGAFIWLSCNVHIGGASVAAHLIQLLDYPGMLMGLNGVILLAYLLAIPANEVVIPTVLMLTTLVLGGGDPAGAGVLMEGGEAETFALLQQGGWTLMTGVCLMLFCLLHHPCSTTIYTIYKETGSLRWTLLSVFLPLGLGILVTMITAGIWRLVA; translated from the coding sequence ATGCCCTCAAGAGTAAGTCCTGATACCTCCTGCTCCTCTGCCTCCGCACAGGCTGCTGCCCTGCAGCGTCGTGGGGAGCACCTCGCCGAGACGCGCTATACCATAGCTCTGGCGGGGAACCCCAATACGGGTAAGAGCACCGTCTTCAATGCCCTCACGGGGCTCAAGCAGCATACGGGGAACTGGCCTGGCAAGACGGTCGGTAAGGCCGAGGGCGCCTTCGACTACGCTGGCGAGGGCTATAAGATCGTAGACCTCCCAGGTACCTACTCCCTCTCCTCGACGAGCGAGGACGAGGAGATCGCCCGCAACTTCATCCTCTTCGACCGCCCCGACGTCACGGTCATCGTCGCTGACGCCACCCGCCTGGAGCGTAACATGAACCTTCTGCTGCAGGTGCTGCAGATCACCGATAAGGTCGTCCTCTGCGTGAACCTCCTTGACGAGGCGCGCCGCAATAAGATCGAGATCAACCTCCAGGCGCTCTCCCGCCGCCTCGGCATCCCTGTCATAGGGGCCAGTGCCCGCTCGGGCAAGGGTATCCCCGAGCTGCTCGTACAGATACGGGCCGTAGCGCTTGGTGAGTATGTCTGCCGTCCCTACCGCGGGCAGAGCCTCCCGGAGCACACGGCACAGCTCGTCGCGAAGCTCCAGGCCAAGGTCGAGGAGCTCTATCCCGAGGTTGCTAACAGCTGGTGGATCGCCACGCGCCTCATCGAGGACGATCCCTCGATCACCGCACGCTTCGATGCCCCTGAGCTCCTCGAGCTGGCGCGCCAGGTGCACCTCGAGATCGGGGAGAACTTCCACGACCAATGGACGGAGTCTATCTATGCCGACGCCTACCGCATTTGCTCCGAGGTTCTGCTGCAGGCCCATGTCGAGGGACGCCTGCCGCTGGACGTGCGGCTCGACCGCATCCTCACCTCGCGTCGCTGGGGCTTTCCCATCATGCTGCTCCTCCTCGGGGTGATCTTCTGGCTCACCATCGTCGGGTCGAACTATCCCTCCTCGCTCCTGAGTGACCTTTTGGTGGGGCGGGTGCACCCGCTCTTCCGCTCGGCGCTAGTCACGCTCGGTAGCCCCTGGTGGCTCACGGGGCTACTGGCGGACGGTATCTATCTCACTACCGTTTGGGTCGTGTCGGTGATGCTGCCGCCGATGGCGATCTTCTTCCCGCTCTTCACCTTACTGGAGGACTTCGGCTATCTGCCGCGTGTGGCCTTCAACCTCGATGAGCTCTTCCGTCGTAGTGGGGCGCATGGTAAGCAAGCGCTGACGATGAGCATGGGCTTCGGCTGCAATGCTGCGGGTGTCGTCTCCACACGCATCATCGACAGCGAGCGCGAGCGCCTCATCGCCATCATCACCAATAACTTCTCGCTCTGCAATGGGCGCTGGCCTACCATCATCCTCCTGTCCTCGCTCTTCATCGGCGCGGCCGTGCCGCCTGCCTATGCGGGGCTGGCAAGCATCGGCGCGGTGCTAGCGATCGTGCTGCTGGGCGTGCTGGTCATGTTTGGCGCCTCCTGGGCGCTCTCCCATACGGTGCTGCACGGGGAGGTCTCTACCTTCCACCTCGAGCTGCCGCCCTATAGGCCGCCGCAGTTCTGGCGCACGCTCTACACCTCCTTCATCGACCGCACGCTGATCGTCCTCTGGCGTGCCCTGGTCTTCGCAGCCCCTGCGGGGGCCTTCATCTGGCTCTCGTGCAATGTACATATCGGGGGAGCTAGCGTCGCCGCACACCTCATCCAGCTGCTGGACTACCCAGGGATGTTGATGGGACTCAATGGCGTCATCCTCCTAGCCTACCTCCTGGCGATCCCTGCCAACGAGGTCGTCATACCCACAGTGCTCATGCTCACGACGCTGGTGCTAGGCGGTGGTGATCCTGCTGGCGCTGGCGTCCTGATGGAGGGAGGGGAGGCTGAGACCTTTGCCCTCCTGCAGCAGGGAGGCTGGACGCTGATGACGGGCGTCTGCCTCATGCTCTTCTGCCTGCTGCATCACCCCTGTAGCACGACGATCTACACCATATACAAGGAGACAGGCAGCCTACGCTGGACACTGCTCTCCGTCTTCCTTCCCCTCGGTCTCGGGATCCTCGTGACCATGATCACGGCGGGCATCTGGCGTCTTGTCGCTTAG
- a CDS encoding metal-dependent transcriptional regulator, whose translation MTKRQAHHWLGWLQRWGMLPRRLVRHTEAEDLLKSLYEQQRQPAGVQASSSPILRHGPELSELLQQLRQEGYLATDSFALTERGEQRALELIRAHRLYELYLAEHSGYTPSEWHRLAHTKEHQLSSSEHQRIASLLGNPLYDPHGDPIPTAEGVQAELPEALPLEALQPGSWYYVLHIEDDLVEAYHYLTDLGLTRDSIFQLQTLESGICRLYYEGEAYDLPVQFLSSLHLRLATAQELKESHAAEVRRLSTLAPDESSTVLGLSPSCRGPMRRRLMDLGFVRGSHISIEMRSPLGNPTAYIVRGATIALRRDQARYILIQDPKLCPQE comes from the coding sequence ATGACAAAGCGACAAGCACATCATTGGCTCGGCTGGCTGCAGCGCTGGGGGATGCTCCCGCGCCGCCTCGTCCGGCATACCGAGGCCGAGGATCTACTGAAAAGCCTCTACGAGCAGCAGCGTCAGCCCGCTGGGGTGCAGGCCAGCTCTAGCCCCATCCTGCGCCACGGCCCCGAGCTGTCGGAGCTACTCCAGCAGCTGCGGCAGGAGGGCTACCTAGCTACCGACTCCTTCGCCCTCACTGAGCGTGGGGAGCAGCGTGCCCTCGAGCTGATCCGTGCCCACCGCCTCTATGAGCTGTATCTGGCGGAGCACTCGGGCTACACGCCTAGTGAGTGGCACCGCCTAGCGCATACCAAGGAGCACCAGCTCAGCTCCTCCGAGCACCAGCGTATCGCCTCGCTCCTAGGTAATCCCCTCTACGACCCGCATGGCGATCCCATCCCTACGGCCGAAGGGGTGCAGGCCGAGCTCCCTGAGGCCCTTCCCCTTGAGGCGCTGCAGCCGGGCTCGTGGTACTACGTCCTCCACATCGAGGATGACCTCGTGGAGGCCTACCACTACCTTACGGATCTAGGCCTGACGCGCGACTCCATCTTCCAGCTGCAGACGCTGGAGTCTGGCATCTGTCGCCTCTATTACGAGGGGGAGGCCTATGATCTCCCCGTACAGTTCCTCAGCTCGCTACACCTACGGCTGGCGACTGCGCAGGAGCTCAAGGAGAGTCATGCCGCCGAGGTGCGGCGTCTCTCCACGCTCGCTCCAGATGAGTCCAGCACGGTGCTCGGCCTCTCGCCCTCCTGTCGTGGACCGATGCGCCGCCGTCTGATGGACCTCGGCTTCGTACGCGGTAGCCACATCAGCATAGAGATGCGCAGCCCGCTGGGCAATCCTACGGCCTACATCGTACGCGGGGCCACCATCGCCTTGCGTCGCGACCAAGCTCGCTATATCCTTATCCAAGACCCCAAGCTATGCCCTCAAGAGTAA